The following proteins are co-located in the Anas platyrhynchos isolate ZD024472 breed Pekin duck chromosome 1, IASCAAS_PekinDuck_T2T, whole genome shotgun sequence genome:
- the TUBAL3 gene encoding tubulin alpha chain-like 3, with the protein MRECISIHIGQAGVQMGNACWELYCLEHGIQADGTIPGPKVAKPTEPEAEQVDSSFETFFCETASGKHVPRAVFIDLEPTVIDEIRTGTYHGLFHPEQLISGKEDAANNYARGHYTIGKEIIDTVLSRIRKMADQCSGLQGFLVFHSFGGGTGSGFTSLLMERLSVEYSKKSKLEFSVYPAPQVSTAVVEPYNSILTTHTTLEHSDCSFMVDNEAIYDICNRNLDIERPTYTNLNRLIGQIVSSVTASLRFNGALNVDLIEFQTNLVPYPRIHFPLTTYAPIISAEKAYHEQLSVPEITNACFEFSNQMVKCDPRRGKYMACCLLYRGDVVPKDVNAAIAAIKTRRSIQFVDWCPTGFKVGINYQPPTVVPGGDLAKVQRAVCMLSNTTAIAEAWARLDHKFDLMYAKRAFVHWYVGEGMEEGEFSEAREDLAALEKDYEEVGRDSADGEEDEADEDEY; encoded by the exons ATG AGGGAGTGCATCTCCATCCACATCGGGCAGGCGGGCGTGCAGATGGGCAACGCTTGCTGGGAGCTCTACTGCCTCGAGCACGGCATCCAGGCCGACGGGACCATCCCCGGCCCCAAGGTGGCCAAACCCACAGAGCCGGAGGCCGAACAAGTGGATTCGTCTTTTGAGACCTTCTTCTGTGAGACGGCGTCTGGGAAACACGTGCCCCGGGCGGTGTTCATAGACCTGGAGCCCACCGTTATTG ATGAGATCCGGACTGGGACCTACCATGGGCTCTTCCACCCGGAGCAGCTCATCAGCGGCAAGGAGGATGCTGCCAACAACTATGCCCGCGGTCACTACACCATTGGGAAGGAGATTATAGACACTGTGCTCAGCAGGATTCGCAAAATG GCTGACCAGTGCAGCGGCCTCCAAGGGTTCCTGGTCTTCCACAGCTTTGGGGGAGGCACGGGCTCGGGGTTCACCTCCCTCCTCATGGAGCGGCTCTCTGTGGAGTACAGCAAGAAGTCCAAGCTGGAGTTCTCCGTGTACCCGGCCCCGCAGGTCTCCACAGCGGTGGTGGAGCCCTACAACTCCATCCTCACCACCCACACCACCCTGGAGCACTCGGACTGCTCCTTCATGGTGGACAACGAGGCCATCTACGACATCTGCAACCGCAACCTGGACATCGAGCGGCCCACCTACACCAACCTCAACAGGCTCATCGGGCAGATCGTCTCCTCTGTCACCGCTTCCTTGAGGTTTAACGGCGCCTTAAACGTTGACCTGATTGAATTCCAGACCAACCTGGTGCCTTACCCGCGGATACACTTCCCGCTCACCACCTACGCGCCCATCATCTCGGCGGAGAAAGCCTACCACGAGCAGCTGTCGGTGCCGGAGATCACCAACGCTTGCTTTGAGTTCTCCAACCAGATGGTGAAGTGTGACCCACGCCGTGGCAAATACATGGCGTGCTGCCTGCTGTACCGGGGCGACGTGGTGCCCAAGGACGTGAACGCGGCCATTGCGGCCATTAAGACCCGCCGGTCGATCCAGTTTGTGGACTGGTGCCCGACTGGTTTCAAGGTGGGTATCAACTACCAGCCGCCCACGGTGGTGCCCGGGGGGGACCTGGCCAAAGTGCAGCGCGCCGTCTGCATGCTGAGCAACACCACGGCCATCGCCGAGGCCTGGGCCCGCCTGGACCACAAGTTTGACCTGATGTACGCCAAGCGTGCCTTCGTGCACTGGTACGTGGGCGAGGGCATGGAGGAAGGGGAGTTTTCGGAGGCCAGGGAGGACCTGGCTGCCCTGGAGAAGGATTACGaggaggttggaagggactcagcAGATGGAGAAGAGGACGAGGCTGATGAGGATGAGTACTAA
- the UCN3 gene encoding urocortin-3: MPHAKLLLLLALLCASETSRALRLYNAASIFSCLNAALAEAQKSLPEENAVLDKRGYNYHPSEEASKEEEEEEEEGEGEEDRGKRTFPGEGHYKYSSQAQVKGKTYQNRAKSDRRTKVTLSLDVPTNIMNILFNIAKAKNLRAKAAANAHLMAQIGRRK, translated from the coding sequence ATGCCCCACGccaagctgctgctcctcctcgcCCTCCTCTGCGCCAGCGAGACCAGCCGGGCCCTCCGCCTCTACAACGCCGCCTCCATCTTCAGCTGCCTCAACGCCGCCCTCGCCGAGGCCCAGAAGAGCCTCCCGGAGGAAAACGCCGTCTTGGACAAGCGTGGCTACAACTATCACCCCTCAGAGGAAGCctccaaggaggaggaggaggaggaggaggaaggagagggagaggaagacaGAGGGAAAAGGACATTCCCGGGGGAAGGCCATTACAAATACAGCTCCCAGGCGCAGGTGAAGGGGAAGACGTACCAGAACCGGGCCAAGAGCGACCGCCGCACCAAGGTCACCCTCTCCCTCGACGTCCCCACCAACATCATGAACATCCTCTTCAACATCGCCAAGGCCAAGAACTTGAGGGCGAAGGCGGCGGCCAACGCGCACCTCATGGCCCAAATCGGGCGGCGAAAGTGa